The proteins below are encoded in one region of Mangifera indica cultivar Alphonso chromosome 7, CATAS_Mindica_2.1, whole genome shotgun sequence:
- the LOC123221089 gene encoding pto-interacting protein 1 isoform X1 — translation MKLNMALLYWGERIMSCFGCCAEDNIHKISENGPFAPNNSASNTGGYHVKEAVPKETQAVKIQPIAVPAIPIDELKDKTDNFSTDSLIGEGSYGRVYFGVLRSGQSAAIKKLDSSKQPDQEFLAQVSMVSRLKQENVVELVGYCIDGPLRVLVYEHASKGSLHDILHGKKGVKGAEPGPVLSWAQRVKIAVGAARGLEYLHEKAEPRIVHRNIKSSNVLLFDDDVAKISDFDLSNQAPDMAARLHSTRVLGTFGYHAPEYAMTGQMSAKSDVYSFGVVLLELLTGRKPVDHTLPRGQQSLVTWATPKLSEDKVKQCVDAKLNGEYPPKAVAKMAAVAALCLQYEADFRPNMSIVVKALQPLLNTRSGPPQ, via the exons ATGAAATTAAACATG GCCTTACTTTATTGGGGAGAAAGAATCATGAGCTGCTTTGGATGTTGTGCAGAAGataatattcataaaatttctgAAAATGGACCATTTGCACCAAATAACTCAGCAA GTAATACTGGAGGTTATCATGTAAAAGAAGCTGTACCAAAGGAAACACAGGCAGTAAAGATTCAACCTATAGCTGTCCCAGCAATTCCAATAGATGAACTCAAGGATAAAACAGATAATTTTAGTACAGACTCATTAATTGGGGAGGGCTCATACGGAAGAGTGTATTTTGGTGTTCTGAGAAGTGGGCAGTCTGCAGCTATCAAGAAGTTAGATTCTAGTAAGCAACCAGACCAAGAATTTCTAGCACAG GTTTCCATGGTGTCAAGACTTAAACAAGAAAATGTTGTTGAGCTTGTTGGTTATTGCATTGATGGCCCTCTCCGTGTCCTTGTCTATGAGCATGCTTCTAAAGGATCTCTTCATGACATTCTTCATG GAAAGAAAGGAGTAAAAGGAGCAGAGCCAGGTCCCGTTTTGTCATGGGCACAAAGAGTTAAAATTGCTGTTGGGGCAGCAAGAGGACTTGAATATTTACATGAAAAGGCAGAGCCCCGTATCGTCCATCGTAATATCAAGTCAAGCAATGTGTTACTTTTTGACGATGATGTTGCTAAGATTTCTGATTTCGATTTGTCAAATCAAGCACCCGATATGGCAGCACGTCTGCATTCCACACGTGTTCTTGGGACCTTTGGTTACCATGCTCCAGA ATATGCAATGACAGGACAGATGAGTGCAAAGAGTGATGTTTATAGCTTTGGTGTAGTCCTGCTGGAACTCTTAACTGGGCGGAAGCCTGTTGATCATACTCTGCCACGTGGACAGCAGAGCCTTGTGACATGG GCAACTCCAAAACTCAGTGAAGATAAGGTGAAGCAATGCGTTGATGCTAAGTTAAATGGAGAGTATCCTCCTAAGGCAGTTGCAAAG ATGGCTGCAGTTGCTGCTTTGTGTTTGCAATATGAAGCTGATTTTAGGCCAAATATGAGTATCGTTGTCAAAGCTCTCCAGCCTCTGCTCAACACTCGTTCTGGTCCTCCCCAGTGA
- the LOC123221089 gene encoding pto-interacting protein 1 isoform X2, translated as MSCFGCCAEDNIHKISENGPFAPNNSASNTGGYHVKEAVPKETQAVKIQPIAVPAIPIDELKDKTDNFSTDSLIGEGSYGRVYFGVLRSGQSAAIKKLDSSKQPDQEFLAQVSMVSRLKQENVVELVGYCIDGPLRVLVYEHASKGSLHDILHGKKGVKGAEPGPVLSWAQRVKIAVGAARGLEYLHEKAEPRIVHRNIKSSNVLLFDDDVAKISDFDLSNQAPDMAARLHSTRVLGTFGYHAPEYAMTGQMSAKSDVYSFGVVLLELLTGRKPVDHTLPRGQQSLVTWATPKLSEDKVKQCVDAKLNGEYPPKAVAKMAAVAALCLQYEADFRPNMSIVVKALQPLLNTRSGPPQ; from the exons ATGAGCTGCTTTGGATGTTGTGCAGAAGataatattcataaaatttctgAAAATGGACCATTTGCACCAAATAACTCAGCAA GTAATACTGGAGGTTATCATGTAAAAGAAGCTGTACCAAAGGAAACACAGGCAGTAAAGATTCAACCTATAGCTGTCCCAGCAATTCCAATAGATGAACTCAAGGATAAAACAGATAATTTTAGTACAGACTCATTAATTGGGGAGGGCTCATACGGAAGAGTGTATTTTGGTGTTCTGAGAAGTGGGCAGTCTGCAGCTATCAAGAAGTTAGATTCTAGTAAGCAACCAGACCAAGAATTTCTAGCACAG GTTTCCATGGTGTCAAGACTTAAACAAGAAAATGTTGTTGAGCTTGTTGGTTATTGCATTGATGGCCCTCTCCGTGTCCTTGTCTATGAGCATGCTTCTAAAGGATCTCTTCATGACATTCTTCATG GAAAGAAAGGAGTAAAAGGAGCAGAGCCAGGTCCCGTTTTGTCATGGGCACAAAGAGTTAAAATTGCTGTTGGGGCAGCAAGAGGACTTGAATATTTACATGAAAAGGCAGAGCCCCGTATCGTCCATCGTAATATCAAGTCAAGCAATGTGTTACTTTTTGACGATGATGTTGCTAAGATTTCTGATTTCGATTTGTCAAATCAAGCACCCGATATGGCAGCACGTCTGCATTCCACACGTGTTCTTGGGACCTTTGGTTACCATGCTCCAGA ATATGCAATGACAGGACAGATGAGTGCAAAGAGTGATGTTTATAGCTTTGGTGTAGTCCTGCTGGAACTCTTAACTGGGCGGAAGCCTGTTGATCATACTCTGCCACGTGGACAGCAGAGCCTTGTGACATGG GCAACTCCAAAACTCAGTGAAGATAAGGTGAAGCAATGCGTTGATGCTAAGTTAAATGGAGAGTATCCTCCTAAGGCAGTTGCAAAG ATGGCTGCAGTTGCTGCTTTGTGTTTGCAATATGAAGCTGATTTTAGGCCAAATATGAGTATCGTTGTCAAAGCTCTCCAGCCTCTGCTCAACACTCGTTCTGGTCCTCCCCAGTGA
- the LOC123221088 gene encoding probable receptor-like protein kinase At5g18500, whose protein sequence is MASDLNKTLSKTYVGMQLWVLIVIVLAVTFVIILGLSLWLTFRKKSRKAIDMLPVRQFPVDSEEIKDIRVDQVSSNNDSFPTLIDKVNDRESEKVLVPQEENGDESVQSGSFNILEKTVAGSQLAEEGGTGQVSVYRPSSHPLTAPSPLSGLPEFSQLGWGHWFTLRDLQFATNRFAQDHIIGDGGYGVVYHGTLINGTPVAVKKLLNNPGQADMDFRVEVEAIGHVRHKNLVRLLGYCIEGTHRLLVYEYVNNGNLEQWLCGDMHDRGYLTWKARMKILLGTAKALAYLHEAIEPKVVHRDIKSSNILIDDNFDAKISDFGLAKLLGAGKSHVTTRVMGTFGYVAPEYANSGLLNEKSDVYSFGVVLLESITGRYPVDYGRPQPEVNMVEWLKMMVQLRRSEDVVDPNLETRPSTSALKRALLTALRCVDPDSDKRPKMSQVVRMLESEEYPLPREDRRRRRNQAGATEAEFQQESSDAERKENPQARLNTTRNQQT, encoded by the exons ATGGCATCTGATCTTAACAAAACTCTATCAAAGACTTATGTTGGTATGCAGTTGTGGGTACTAATTGTGATTGTTCTGGCGGTGACTTTTGTGATCATCCTTGGGTTATCGCTATGGCTTACTTTTCGAAAGAAATCCAGAAAGGCTATTGACATGCTCCCTGTGAGACAATTTCCAGTTGATTCAGAGGAAATAAAAGACATAAGAGTCGATCAAGTTTCATCAAACAATGATAGTTTCCCCACCCTCATTGATAAAGTTAATGACAGGGAATCTGAGAAGGTATTGGTACCACAAGAAGAAAATGGAGATGAGAGTGTCCAATCAGGCTCCtttaatattttagagaaaACTGTAGCAGGGTCTCAGCTGGCTGAGGAAGGAGGCACTGGGCAGGTATCTGTCTACCGGCCATCTTCACATCCTTTGACTGCCCCTTCACCTCTGTCTGGTCTGCCTGAATTTTCACAACTGGGCTGGGGTCATTGGTTCACCTTGAGAGACCTACAATTTGCAACCAACCGGTTTGCCCAAGATCATATTATTGGTGATGGGGGATATGGAGTTGTTTATCATGGTACTCTGATTAATGGGACTCCTGTTGCAGTGAAGAAGCTCCTCAACAATCC AGGACAAGCTGATATGGATTTTAGAGTGGAAGTTGAGGCTATAGGGCATGTGCGGCATAAAAACTTAGTTCGACTTCTGGGGTATTGTATCGAAGGAACACACAG GTTATTGGTATATGAGTATGTCAACAATGGCAATCTAGAGCAATGGCTCTGTGGAGATATGCATGATCGTGGATATCTGACTTGGAAGGCTCGCATGAAAATTCTTCTTGGTACCGCTAAGGC GCTGGCTTATCTCCATGAAGCCATTGAGCCAAAGGTAGTACATAGAGACATAAAATCAAGCAACATATTGATTGATGACAACTTTGATGCTAAGATATCTGATTTTGGTCTAGCCAAACTATTGGGTGCTGGAAAAAGTCATGTTACAACTAGAGTTATGGGAACTTTTGG ttatgtTGCTCCTGAATATGCCAATTCTGGCCTTCTAAATGAGAAGAGTGATGTTTATAGCTTTGGTGTTGTGCTCTTAGAATCAATTACTGGAAGGTATCCAGTGGATTATGGCCGTCCGCAGCCTGAG GTTAATATGGTTGAGTGGCTCAAAATGATGGTTCAGCTCAGGCGCTCAGAAGACGTGGTAGACCCAAATCTTGAGACTAGACCATCAACAAGTGCTCTTAAACGGGCTCTTTTGACTGCTTTGAGATGTGTTGATCCAGATTCTGACAAAAGACCAAAGATGAGTCAAGTGGTTCGGATGCTTGAATCAGAGGAATACCCTCTTCCACGAGAG GATCGAAGACGCCGAAGGAATCAAGCAGGGGCTACAGAGGCCGAGTTTCAACAGGAGAGTTCTGATGctgaaaggaaagaaaatccACAAGCAAGGTTGAATACCACAAGGAACCAGCAGACATAG